A single Rattus norvegicus strain BN/NHsdMcwi chromosome 5, GRCr8, whole genome shotgun sequence DNA region contains:
- the Spocd1 gene encoding SPOC domain-containing protein 1 — protein MSSIQLAPKELSRWRDQEKRRSLDIIEQQQKEPYRLPASKLTHKGEVEIPRDSDQMLTLEDLMEPMVPRECSLQALTTPLEDTTDWHQHHLCDSSCQICTGGKGGRKADSGSQPELQAGISHSMDQKSSTKLPAFSPAAMNEEENTIQKAPSPVPVSSPEMLKVGKTPPKEPQDRYGIAHKASWFPPAQGQCLDQCSGLYSENTALTDFANKRDRGDIPMNDSAWPCPVPSSRLQMPAGPKPVPPSPPPWEGSLDMFSIKHFRTKAQLISGHSCQLVQGLPEVIRSAGRLPPNHIWDLLDSMGPSRAKDICVVRLSPHGSRDIQNYRLLYSYLNDKQCHCLATVHHVKMVLMPLPAFEPLPARLRPLGGPGLETAHTSLLLAVLFPEDELPDTALSSPVWSKAPKTVSFSKKVERIRYSSEDRRSEATPRGPSPHEEEPKQSLAQGNLAPRSVCAPQSLSRGRGSEPGWGQWSSEAGWHYSQHYSQHPNPAGPMFPGISRGQHLHRASCFHHDLHQHLKVLVTMSHQFQASLRPQGQDSCLPSTVVSVVPDPPGSSSGPLDGGGSGCPLPEGPDPLELPE, from the exons ATGAGCTCAATCCAGCTGGCCCCGAAGGAGCTGTCCCGCTGGCGGGACCAGGAGAAGAGAAGG AGCCTGGATATCATTGAGCAACAACAGAAGGAACCGTACAGGCTTCCCGCCTCCAAACTGACTCACAAGGGCGAGGTAGAGATCCCTCGGGACTCGGACCAGATGCTGACCTTGGAAGACCTGATG GAACCCATGGTGCCCAGAGAGTGCAGCCTACAGGCCCTAACGACCCCCCTGGAGGACACCACAGATTGGCATCAGCACCACCTCTGTGACTCCAGCTGCCAGATCTGCACGggtgggaagggaggcaggaaggctgACAGTGggagccagccagagctacaagcTGGCATCAGCCACAGCATGG ATCAGAAATCCTCAACTAAACTGCCAGCCTTCTCCCCGGCCGCCATGAACGAGGAGGAAAACACCATCCAGAAAGCCCCAAGTCCAGTTCCTGTGTCCTCTCCAGAGATGCTCAAAGTTGGGAAGACACCCCCTAAGGAACCACAAGACAGGTATGGGATTG CTCACAAAGCTTCTTGGTTCCCTCCTGCTCAAGGCCAATGCTTGGATCAGTGTTCAGGTCTCTACAGTGAGAACACAGCCCTTACTGACTTTGCAAACAAAAGGGACCGTGGGGATATCCCAATGAATGACTCTGCTTGGCCCTGCCCTGTCCcttcttctaggctccagatgcctgCTGGGCCCAAACCTGTCCCGCCCAGCCCTCCGCCCTGGGAGGGTTCACTGGACATGTTCTCCATCAAGCACTTCCGGACCAAGGCGCAGCTGATCTCCGGGCACAGCTGTCAGCTTGTCCAG GGTCTGCCAGAGGTCATTCGCTCAGCAGGCCGCCTCCCTCCAAACCACATCTGGGATCTTCTAGACAGTATGGGCCCATCCAGGGCAAAG GACATCTGTGTGGTCAGATTGAGTCCCCACGGGTCTCGGGACATCCAGAACTACCGTTTGCTCTACTCCTACCTCAACGACAAGCAGTGCCACTGCCTGGCGACCGTGCATCATGTGAAAATGGTCCTGATGCCCTTGCCTGCCTTTGAGCCTCTGCCAGCCAGGCTGCGCCCTCTGGGGGGCCCAG gTCTTGAAACTGCTCACACGAGCCTGTTACTGGCTGTGCTGTTCCCAGAGGATGAGCTTCCAGACACAGCTCTGTCCAGCCCCGTGTGGAGCAAGGCTCCAAAGACCGTGTCTTTCAGCAAAAAGGTGGAAAGGATCCGATACTCATCAGAGGACAGGAGGTCAGAGGCCACCCCGAGAGGACCATCTCCCCATGAGGAGGAGCCAAAGCAGAGCTTGGCCCAGGGCAACCTGGCTCCAAGGAGTGTGTGTGCTCCACAGAGCCTCTCCAGAGGCAGGGGAAGTGAGCCTGGGTGGGGACAGTGGTCCTCAGAAGCAGGCTGGCACTACTCCCAGCACTACTCCCAGCATCCCAATCCAGCAGGACCCATGTTCCCTGGCATCAGCCGTGGACAGCACCTCCACAGGGCCTCCTGTTTCCACCATGACCTACACCAGCACCTCAAGGTCTTAGTGACCATGAGTCACCAGTTCCAGGCCTCACTGAGGCCCCAAGGCCAGGATTCCTGCCTCCCATCTACCGTAGTATCTGTAGTTCCAGATCCCCCTGGGTCTTCTTCAGGCCCTTTGGATGGAGGTGGCTCTGGCTGTCCCCTGCCAGAGGGGCCTGACCCTTTAGAGCTTCCAGAATAG